In Thermotomaculum hydrothermale, a single genomic region encodes these proteins:
- a CDS encoding tetratricopeptide repeat protein has protein sequence MGKFKLNLVVFLTVTILFSLPTFSQNFDYELQNSLTRVYLNPDINQEEDFNIFRKTFFAEGNSSFNYLYGILDKNNEIKQRYSPFFYKVDTRQFEIYKTTVDKMVKDRKFVSAWVFSIDTLINYLSNVSNFLPFVLNCMSKTYLVIFYFILILGVISFLRFFRLLLYDVRKLLEKKGWDNSLALYIAFFVVVFLPVFFTIHLKFLPVYWLLLFFIYSTKKEKVITYFAIALLMIVSFIGVYLTSFTKNVYKNKTFYYESLVEPFSGISKDKKTRSNFENFVKAVSLLRQGNSVDSIKVFKEIDSDSNLYKYALNNIGVAYIFLSRPKLALNFFDEAVKNGLNFEPNINKFYLNSKLYNIVESEEALKSAYSSNPLKTSLWLRLNIKEPFPQISVPSFNEILFLFLKEFSFSKSVHSLKIIVFLLCLLIFLIIIHFFSKDISVTKGCIKCGTPFKVFESQNDKLCTQCALLSKNKGDISSDLKEIKRREVRLYLTIKRFFEVGLGLIFPGFYNIFVLQKVFSGFFIFLVFFVLLLDSLNAYKITHNFYVTAPLFAMVLMVYLINLINVFFERGEDSWL, from the coding sequence ATGGGAAAGTTTAAACTGAATTTAGTTGTTTTTCTGACAGTGACAATTCTTTTTTCACTTCCCACTTTCTCTCAAAACTTTGATTATGAGTTGCAAAACTCTTTAACTCGTGTTTATTTAAATCCAGATATTAATCAAGAGGAAGACTTTAATATTTTTAGAAAAACATTCTTTGCGGAGGGTAATTCTTCTTTCAATTACCTTTACGGAATATTAGACAAAAATAATGAAATTAAACAAAGGTATTCTCCCTTTTTTTATAAAGTAGACACCAGGCAGTTTGAAATTTATAAAACAACTGTTGATAAAATGGTTAAGGATAGAAAATTTGTATCCGCATGGGTTTTTTCTATTGATACTCTTATAAATTACCTTTCCAATGTCAGTAATTTTCTCCCGTTTGTTTTAAATTGTATGTCAAAAACATACCTTGTAATTTTTTATTTTATTTTAATTTTAGGTGTTATATCTTTTTTAAGGTTTTTCAGGCTGTTGCTTTACGATGTTAGAAAACTTTTAGAAAAAAAAGGGTGGGATAATTCCCTTGCGCTTTACATAGCTTTTTTTGTAGTTGTGTTTTTACCTGTGTTTTTTACCATTCATTTAAAGTTTTTGCCTGTTTACTGGTTGCTCTTATTCTTTATCTATTCAACTAAAAAAGAGAAAGTGATTACCTATTTTGCTATTGCTTTGTTAATGATTGTAAGTTTTATAGGGGTATATCTAACTTCTTTTACAAAAAATGTTTATAAAAACAAGACTTTTTATTATGAAAGTTTAGTTGAACCTTTTTCAGGAATTTCTAAAGACAAAAAAACCAGAAGCAATTTTGAAAATTTTGTAAAGGCAGTTTCTTTGTTAAGGCAGGGTAATTCTGTTGATAGTATAAAAGTCTTTAAAGAAATAGATTCAGATTCAAATCTTTATAAATATGCGTTAAACAATATAGGGGTCGCTTATATTTTTCTATCAAGACCAAAATTAGCGCTTAATTTTTTTGATGAAGCGGTAAAAAATGGTTTAAATTTTGAGCCAAATATCAACAAGTTTTATTTAAACTCCAAGTTGTATAACATTGTTGAATCTGAAGAGGCTTTAAAGTCTGCTTATTCTTCCAACCCTTTAAAAACTTCTTTGTGGTTGAGGTTGAATATTAAAGAGCCATTCCCTCAAATTTCAGTTCCATCTTTTAATGAAATACTATTCCTTTTTCTTAAAGAATTTTCTTTTTCAAAATCTGTCCACTCACTGAAAATTATTGTCTTCTTGTTATGTTTATTGATTTTTTTAATAATTATTCATTTTTTCTCCAAAGACATTTCTGTAACAAAAGGTTGCATAAAATGTGGGACGCCATTTAAGGTTTTTGAATCCCAGAATGATAAATTGTGTACTCAATGTGCTTTGTTAAGTAAAAATAAAGGAGATATTTCAAGTGATTTAAAGGAAATAAAAAGAAGAGAAGTAAGGTTGTATTTAACTATAAAGAGATTTTTTGAAGTAGGATTAGGATTAATTTTTCCAGGGTTCTATAATATTTTTGTCTTACAAAAAGTGTTTTCTGGTTTCTTTATATTTTTGGTTTTCTTTGTTTTATTGTTGGATTCCTTAAATGCTTATAAAATTACGCATAACTTTTACGTAACAGCACCATTATTTGCAATGGTGTTGATGGTATATCTGATTAACCTGATTAATGTTTTCTTTGAGAGAGGGGAAGACTCATGGCTTTAA
- the trxB gene encoding thioredoxin-disulfide reductase: protein MTIKTHFSLIIIGSGPAGYTAGIYARRAMIDTLMIEGMQPGGQLTITTEVENFPGFISIQGPELMVKMREHAEKFGLAIDADHVEEVDLKTHPFKVKTMLGKEFTANALIIATGASAKWLGIPGEKEFMGKGVSGCATCDGFFFKDKVVMVVGGGDTAMEDATYLTNHAKKVYVVHRRDKLRASKAMQERALNNPKIEFIWNTVPVEVLGNNAVEGVKLKNVKTGEIFEKKIDGFFVAIGHKPNTEFLKGQLELDESGYIITKPDSTYTSVEGVFAAGDVRDKVYRQAITAAGSGCMAAIDAERWLEEKNLK from the coding sequence ATGACTATAAAAACACATTTTTCTCTGATTATCATAGGTAGTGGTCCAGCAGGATACACCGCAGGGATTTATGCAAGAAGGGCTATGATTGATACATTAATGATTGAAGGAATGCAACCTGGTGGACAGTTAACAATTACAACTGAGGTTGAAAATTTCCCCGGTTTTATATCAATTCAGGGACCTGAGTTAATGGTTAAAATGAGAGAACATGCTGAAAAATTTGGCCTTGCTATCGATGCTGACCATGTGGAAGAGGTTGATTTAAAGACCCATCCTTTTAAAGTAAAAACAATGCTGGGGAAAGAATTTACTGCAAACGCTTTAATTATTGCCACAGGTGCATCAGCTAAATGGCTGGGGATTCCTGGTGAAAAAGAATTTATGGGCAAAGGTGTTAGCGGCTGTGCAACCTGCGACGGATTCTTTTTTAAAGATAAAGTGGTTATGGTGGTTGGTGGCGGAGATACCGCAATGGAGGACGCAACCTATCTTACAAACCACGCAAAGAAGGTTTATGTTGTTCACAGAAGAGATAAACTAAGAGCAAGCAAGGCTATGCAGGAAAGAGCTTTAAACAATCCAAAAATTGAGTTTATATGGAACACAGTTCCTGTTGAAGTGTTAGGTAATAACGCAGTTGAAGGTGTTAAACTAAAAAATGTAAAAACAGGAGAAATTTTCGAAAAAAAGATAGATGGATTTTTTGTTGCAATTGGCCACAAACCCAACACTGAATTTTTAAAAGGACAGCTTGAATTAGACGAATCTGGTTATATAATCACAAAACCTGACTCAACTTACACATCAGTTGAAGGAGTTTTCGCAGCAGGAGATGTTAGAGATAAAGTTTATAGACAGGCTATAACAGCAGCAGGTTCTGGATGTATGGCTGCAATTGACGCAGAAAGATGGCTTGAGGAAAAGAATTTGAAATAA
- a CDS encoding dicarboxylate/amino acid:cation symporter, with protein MKNKIPLHIQIVIGVILGSLAGFLFPQFLNFVKIFADLFLRLLKMLVIPLIFTSIVSGTISSRDASSVGKIGVKTFFYYIITSLLAILTGQFFVNVLKPGANANITPPQNLDIGHLASNFKYSDILLKIVPDNIVKAMAKGDVLPVIFFALLTGFFILKLKSKNRDFLTDFFESFYALMMKITEFVILLAPYGIFALLYKATATSGFAVFKTLLFYFLTVLAGLFVHFFITLPLLAYLITRKNPYDFMKKMLTPLLTAFSTSSSSATLPLTIQTIEKNVGVPNRVAGFVLPLGATINMDGTALYECVAVIYIAQCYGIHLTFSQQAIVVITSLLVSIGAAGIPMAGLVMMSIILKAVGLPIEGIGFIIAVDRFLDMFRTATNVFSDSTGTLIISYLEDKENCCKEL; from the coding sequence ATGAAAAATAAAATTCCTTTACATATTCAAATTGTAATAGGGGTAATTTTAGGAAGTTTGGCAGGATTCTTATTCCCTCAATTTTTAAATTTTGTAAAAATTTTTGCAGATTTGTTTCTAAGATTATTAAAAATGCTTGTTATTCCCTTAATTTTTACCTCAATTGTAAGCGGGACAATATCAAGCAGGGATGCTTCTTCTGTTGGTAAAATAGGGGTTAAAACCTTTTTTTATTATATAATTACAAGCCTTCTTGCTATTTTAACAGGGCAATTTTTTGTTAATGTTTTAAAGCCTGGGGCAAATGCAAATATAACTCCCCCTCAAAATTTAGATATAGGGCATCTTGCGTCAAACTTTAAATACTCAGATATCCTATTGAAAATAGTGCCTGACAACATAGTAAAAGCTATGGCAAAGGGAGATGTTTTACCTGTTATATTTTTTGCCCTTCTAACAGGTTTTTTTATCTTAAAACTTAAATCTAAAAATAGGGATTTTTTAACTGATTTTTTTGAATCATTTTACGCTTTAATGATGAAAATAACAGAATTTGTAATTCTTCTTGCACCTTACGGTATTTTTGCTCTTCTCTATAAAGCGACAGCAACAAGTGGATTTGCTGTATTTAAAACACTTTTATTCTACTTTTTAACTGTTTTAGCAGGTTTATTTGTCCATTTTTTCATAACACTTCCCCTGCTTGCCTATTTGATTACAAGAAAAAACCCCTATGATTTTATGAAAAAAATGTTAACTCCCCTTTTAACGGCATTTTCAACAAGTTCATCCTCTGCAACACTGCCATTGACAATTCAAACAATTGAAAAAAATGTCGGTGTGCCAAATAGGGTGGCCGGGTTTGTTCTTCCCCTTGGGGCGACAATAAATATGGATGGGACAGCACTGTATGAATGTGTTGCAGTAATTTACATAGCACAGTGTTATGGAATACATTTAACTTTTTCTCAGCAGGCAATTGTCGTTATTACTTCTCTTCTTGTCTCAATTGGGGCGGCAGGAATACCAATGGCAGGGCTTGTAATGATGTCGATAATTTTAAAGGCGGTTGGATTACCAATTGAGGGGATAGGTTTTATAATTGCAGTTGACAGGTTTCTTGATATGTTCAGGACTGCAACAAATGTTTTTTCAGATTCAACTGGCACTTTGATTATTTCATATCTTGAGGATAAAGAGAATTGTTGCAAAGAACTGTAA
- a CDS encoding DUF4388 domain-containing protein gives MALKGTLKDFSLADIFQLIAIQKKTGILSLKRDDEEIDVFFQDGMIVGAESKKGKSDHLLGKLLVRIGAISKEELEIALEIQKNTMKRLGQILIEKNFISQDDLKEALKKRVLEIVYSLFRWRRGSYHFKPLTSVDYDKENFEPLSTESVLMEGLRMIDEWPLIEKKLSKPDMVFRKTGKLEPEKKQDVDAFLVEDEFLMENKPNLPYEMEYVLGLVDGMSSLSEIVGKSKLIEFYTYRALYDLLEQGFIEPTVISAPSFPDYTSKRKAETKSERILLIAVVVGIIFIITLFFSFKSPINELFPSYSTFKDAEYIELSNEVSKIKEIKAREIQRLLNFSFSMKPAVFIRLNENSYIIPGKYGLALPVSFYLNQEIKATDEK, from the coding sequence ATGGCTTTAAAAGGCACTTTAAAAGATTTTAGCCTTGCAGATATTTTTCAGTTAATTGCAATTCAGAAAAAAACAGGAATTTTATCTTTAAAAAGAGATGATGAGGAAATAGACGTTTTTTTTCAGGATGGAATGATTGTTGGAGCAGAGTCAAAGAAAGGGAAATCTGATCATCTTTTAGGTAAATTACTTGTTAGAATAGGAGCAATAAGCAAAGAGGAACTGGAAATAGCCCTTGAAATACAGAAAAATACAATGAAAAGATTGGGACAAATTTTAATTGAAAAGAATTTTATTTCACAGGATGATTTGAAGGAGGCTCTTAAAAAGAGAGTTCTTGAGATAGTTTATAGTTTATTCAGGTGGAGAAGGGGTAGTTACCATTTTAAGCCTTTAACCAGTGTTGACTATGATAAAGAAAACTTTGAGCCTTTATCCACTGAAAGCGTTTTAATGGAAGGCTTGAGAATGATAGACGAATGGCCTCTCATTGAAAAGAAACTCTCAAAGCCTGACATGGTTTTCAGAAAGACTGGAAAATTAGAGCCTGAAAAAAAACAGGATGTTGACGCTTTTCTGGTTGAAGATGAATTTTTGATGGAGAATAAGCCTAATTTGCCTTATGAAATGGAGTATGTTTTGGGGCTTGTTGATGGCATGTCATCTCTTTCTGAAATTGTAGGAAAATCAAAGCTTATTGAATTTTATACATATAGAGCCCTTTATGATTTATTAGAGCAGGGCTTTATTGAGCCTACTGTTATTAGTGCACCATCATTTCCTGACTATACTTCAAAAAGAAAGGCAGAAACAAAGAGCGAAAGGATTTTGCTTATTGCGGTAGTTGTTGGGATTATCTTTATAATTACTCTTTTCTTTTCTTTTAAATCACCTATAAATGAATTGTTTCCATCTTATTCTACTTTTAAAGATGCTGAGTATATTGAATTGAGTAATGAAGTATCAAAAATAAAAGAGATTAAAGCAAGGGAAATTCAAAGGCTCCTTAATTTTTCTTTTTCTATGAAACCTGCGGTTTTTATTAGGTTAAACGAAAATAGTTATATTATTCCCGGAAAATATGGATTAGCTTTGCCGGTTTCTTTTTATCTAAATCAGGAGATTAAAGCTACTGATGAAAAATAA
- a CDS encoding glycosyltransferase family 2 protein — translation MKLSLIIPVYNEKENIDAFLSEVIEFCKSFSFPYEIIVVNDGSSDGTERILNDFKDEKVRIIHHKHNIGNGGAVKTGIRNAKGEYVIMIDGDGQHYPKDIARILEKLEEGYHLVVGARDSKSQASFFRAFGNFVYNKLASYVADFEIKDLTSGLRGARREVISKFLYMFPNGFSYPSTSTLAILKAGYSLCYVSIKTRKRKGKSKIRILKDGLKFFNIIAKITTLFSPMKIFFPVSLLLFVSAVLHFLYRYFVSGKYTLFTGILLLASIFTLLMGLISEQISTLYYKDIDTEND, via the coding sequence ATGAAGTTATCGTTGATTATTCCTGTATACAACGAAAAAGAAAATATTGATGCGTTTTTAAGTGAAGTAATAGAATTTTGCAAAAGTTTTAGTTTTCCTTATGAAATTATTGTTGTTAATGATGGTTCAAGTGATGGAACAGAGAGGATTCTAAATGATTTTAAAGATGAAAAAGTGAGAATAATTCACCATAAGCACAATATCGGAAATGGCGGTGCAGTAAAAACAGGGATAAGAAATGCAAAAGGTGAGTATGTGATAATGATTGACGGTGATGGCCAGCATTATCCGAAAGACATTGCAAGAATTTTAGAAAAGCTTGAAGAGGGATATCATTTGGTTGTTGGAGCAAGGGATTCTAAATCTCAGGCGAGTTTTTTCAGGGCTTTTGGAAACTTTGTTTACAATAAACTTGCAAGCTATGTAGCGGATTTTGAAATAAAGGATTTAACAAGTGGATTGAGGGGAGCAAGGAGAGAGGTAATATCTAAGTTCCTATATATGTTCCCGAACGGGTTCTCATATCCATCTACAAGTACTCTTGCAATTTTAAAAGCAGGCTATTCCCTTTGTTATGTATCTATTAAAACGAGAAAAAGAAAGGGGAAAAGCAAGATAAGAATTTTAAAGGATGGGCTAAAGTTTTTCAATATAATAGCGAAAATTACAACCTTATTTAGTCCCATGAAGATTTTTTTCCCGGTTTCTCTTTTACTTTTTGTAAGTGCTGTTTTGCATTTTCTTTACAGATATTTTGTGTCAGGTAAATACACCCTTTTTACAGGAATACTTTTACTTGCTTCAATTTTTACATTACTTATGGGATTGATTTCAGAGCAGATTTCTACCCTGTACTATAAAGATATTGACACGGAGAATGATTAA
- a CDS encoding DUF456 domain-containing protein, whose translation MIAKIIVVLFYLLSLLLSFTGFAGGVVLFLTSLIYGYFNHFQNFTPTILVILGILAVLCEVIEFFSGTVGAKKFDASRQAVYGSVIGLFLGFFFAIFILQFYLIFIGLISGVILGELIAGRRDLKTISKSLVGVFLGKIGGIILKSSITFIMFIIGIWRLFF comes from the coding sequence ATGATAGCGAAAATAATTGTTGTTCTATTTTATTTACTCTCCCTGCTTCTTTCCTTTACAGGATTTGCAGGGGGGGTTGTCCTTTTTTTAACCTCTCTAATTTATGGCTACTTTAACCATTTTCAAAATTTCACTCCTACCATTCTGGTAATTTTGGGTATCCTTGCTGTTTTATGTGAAGTAATAGAATTTTTTTCAGGTACTGTTGGAGCAAAAAAGTTTGACGCTTCAAGGCAGGCTGTTTATGGCTCTGTAATAGGGCTATTTTTAGGCTTTTTCTTTGCTATTTTCATATTACAGTTTTACCTTATTTTTATAGGGCTTATTTCTGGAGTAATTTTAGGGGAACTTATTGCGGGAAGAAGAGATTTAAAAACAATATCAAAATCATTAGTTGGAGTATTCTTAGGAAAAATAGGCGGAATTATTCTTAAATCAAGCATTACTTTCATTATGTTTATTATCGGAATCTGGAGACTTTTTTTCTAA
- a CDS encoding class I SAM-dependent methyltransferase, with translation MSNIVDPKEGYNLYANNYQNDYRKLESFDKGEFLKLLPERVDIAVDLGIGDGRIVDYLKKISEKFYGIDISSKMLENCLKNHGNLDLINADLDFSIPLKSESVDLITAYFLFVHLKDAKGFIEEVYRVLKNNGLFVFNLIHQKKPPVLKAGKKKFKIKSYYHIPSHIEEYLDYYWFKWERIDIFEDKFWVSKIYRAEKV, from the coding sequence ATGAGTAATATTGTTGACCCGAAAGAAGGATACAACCTTTACGCAAATAATTATCAAAATGATTACAGAAAACTTGAATCGTTTGATAAAGGAGAGTTTTTAAAATTATTGCCTGAAAGGGTAGATATTGCTGTTGATTTGGGAATTGGAGACGGTAGAATTGTTGACTATCTTAAAAAAATCTCTGAAAAATTTTATGGTATAGATATCTCTTCAAAAATGCTTGAAAATTGCCTTAAAAATCATGGAAACTTAGATTTAATAAACGCAGACCTTGATTTTTCAATTCCCTTAAAATCAGAAAGCGTTGATTTAATTACTGCATATTTTTTGTTTGTGCATTTAAAAGACGCGAAAGGTTTTATTGAAGAGGTTTACAGGGTGCTGAAAAACAATGGTCTTTTTGTTTTTAACCTTATTCACCAGAAAAAACCACCAGTTTTAAAGGCAGGCAAGAAAAAATTTAAAATTAAATCTTACTATCATATTCCCTCACACATTGAGGAGTATCTTGATTATTATTGGTTTAAATGGGAGAGAATAGATATTTTTGAAGATAAATTCTGGGTTTCAAAGATTTATAGGGCTGAAAAGGTTTAA